In Bernardetia litoralis DSM 6794, the genomic window TGCGAAGTATAGCATTAAATTCTATAATAACAGATATTAATGAGGAACAATGCCATGACTTACTTCAAAGTTCTAATGAGAATAATCAAATTTATGGTGCTTACCGTTTACCTGATATATTTGATAATAAGTTTATTAGTAAGTTTCGAGGAATTGACATAAATAATTATCCTAATTTGGTGAAAGAAGACTGGTTTTTATAAGTTATTTGATTTAAAACTCATAATTCAAAAACTCTCTATCTTCTTGTTTTGCTGTGTAGGTGCTTGTCATAGATTCAGATTTGTGTCGTAGAAAACGCTGAACCATTGGTTTTGGAATGCCTTTATCAAGCATAAGCTGTGCAACGGTGTGGCGCAAACTATGTGCAGAAACATTTTCTCGTTTTAGCCCTGCTTCTGTCAGCCATTTATTTGTAATTTTTCTGATGCTACTCGTTTCTTTAAAATCAAACATACTTCCCTCTGGACGAGTAATTGACATTTGATAATCTATTAAAATCTTGTAGGTTTCTGATAAAAGTGGAATAAGTTCTTTTTCTTCTCGTCCTTTTCCCCAAACAGCTAAGTAATTTTTTCCTTCTCTTACTTTTATATCTTTCCACGACAAACGCACCACTTCAATCGTTCTCAAACCTTGATATGCCATAAGTCCGATAATTGCTTTATCTTTTGGATTTGTGATTGTTTTTAATAAATGAGTGCGCTCTATTTCTGTAAGCGAATCCTTTGCATATTTTTTTGTTGTTCCTCCTAACTTCAAACTTTTTACAGTAGAAACATCACGCATTTGTTCTACCAAATCAGGCTCAATTTTTATTTCATCTCGTTTCAAAATACAAAACTGAACAAACCCTTTTATGGCTGCAATATATGTGTTTGTGGTATATGGACTCAATCCATTATTTTTACACTGTTGAACAAACGCCAAAACAGTAGTTCGATTAGGAGGAAGAGCTTTTGAATCCATAAAAGAATAAAATTCTTGCAATGCCCTAGAATATGTTTCTTTACTATTTTCGCTTAATTGTGCATTAGCAAGAAACGTCAAAACATATTTATTTCCTTTATAATTTGGTGTAAAATCATCATAAACTCTATGAATTTCATTCTTTTGAGCAAATCTCAGAAACTTATTACAAGCTGTTTTATAAACGGCTGCTTTTTTTTCTACAAACATATTTAAACTCATTTTATCAATAGAAAAATTAAATTCCATCGTAAAAACTAAATATTGCTTTGCTATTCGGACGTAATTATGAGGTTTTTCTAATGAATGTTCAAAGTATTTTATGGTTTGATTGAGACCAAAATTATTCTTTGATACTTTTTGTAAAGACTGATTTGAGCCTATATTTGAATTTGAGTTTTTCACGTATAATTTCTGTATAATTGACTTTTAGTAAGTTTACACAAAAGTACATTTTTGGGATTTGTTATACAACTCTTTTTTATTCAATACTTGTAGGTTCATCATAAATTATATTGCTTTCATTTGGATTAATTTCAGTCGTAGTTGTGGGATTACCATTTCTATTTTTTCTTACAATATAATTTTCTTGTAAAACAAAAGTAGAATCTTTTCCATTTAGAAGCTGAATTTTTACTTTTGCAGTCCATGTTTTGAAAGCTAATCCACGCTCATCGTAATCATCTGCCTGTGCTACAAAAGAAATAGTTGCTATTCCATTTTTTTCATTTGTTTTGAGGTCTTGATAAATAGCTGGATTTTCTACTTCTAATTGAGGTTTAGTAAATGAAGAAACACCTACTACTTTCATTTTAGCCTGATACATATCTCCTTCTGAAAGAACAACTTCAGTTGGGGTAACAACACTTACCAAATTATCTATTTCAAAAATAGGATATTCTATTTTCTGACTAAGAAAATAAATTGCTTCTGCTTCTCGGTTGGCAATCGCTGCATCAATCGAAGTGAGCGCATACAAACGAACTGCAACAGGAAGATTATCAAAATAAGCTACAAATTCTTCTACATCAAATTCATTTTGTTGTACAAATGTCTTTTCTAAATCATTTTCTGATTTAGAAAGAATATTATTTTTTGTAGGGTCAGTAAAAAGCGGATTTAATATTTCAGAATTAGATAAAGAAATTTCTGTAAAACTCCTTAATTTAGAAATATATTCTTCTTGTGATTCTCCAAATGTAATTAATAATTCAGTAGGTTTATCATCTGGATTTTGAAGCCATTGCGCTCTAATTTCATTACTTTGTTGCAACAAATCAGAAGACAATGTTTGCACTTGTTTGATTCGTTGCAACGTATTTACAGCAATTCCTGCTTTTCCATTTTCATCTAAATAGTTTCTAAATTTTTCTATAAAAGCATTATTTTTCACTCGTTTTTCAGCTACAAGTTGCACAGCAATTCGGTCAGCATCATGAATAACTTTCAAGTCTTTATTCGAAAAATCATAAATATCAGTTCCCATATAGGCATAAATGCCCAACACAAATAATAAAACTAAAAGAGGAAATAGTATTCTTTTCAAAATTAATTACGGATTAAAAATTACGAATTAACAAAGTAGTAAATATAAGTAATTTGTAGATAAATGAAATTAACTGGTAACTGATTCTTGATAACTGATAACTGATTCAAAGATTTTTTCTTCATTCATTAAGTCAGCATTTTTATCAAGTTCTTTTCCTGTCAATAAAAAATAAAGATGGCAATAACGCTGCGAAATTCGGTCAATTACTTCTGGAGTCATTTCTGGAATTTTTTGTTCTTCTTTTCCTTGAAAGCCATTTTCCATAAGCCATTCTCTTACAAATTCTTTAGAAAGTTGATTTTGACGTTCTCCTTTTTCCTGTTTTTCGTGATATTCCTTTGCATAAAAATAACGAGAAGAATCAGGTGTATGAATTTCATCTATCAAAATGACAGATTCTTCATTATTTTCATCAACAAAAACACCAAACTCATATTTTGTATCTACCAAAATAAGACCACGTTCGGCTGCAAGTGCTGTTCCTCTTTTGAAAAGTAAATGTGTATATTCTACCATTTTTTTCCATTGAGTTTCTGTTACTAAGCCTTGTTTTAATATTTCTTTTTCTGAAATATCTTCATCGTGCGCTCCATTTTCAGCTTTTGTAGAAGGCGTAATTATAGGGGTTGGAAATTTATCATTTTCTTTCATTCCTTCTGGCAATTCTACACCACACAAAACTCGTTTACCTTCGTTGTAGGTTCTCCAAGCGTGTCCAGCCAAATATCCACGAATAACCATCTCAACAGGCAGAGTTTTGGCTTTTTTACCAATACTAACTTGTGGGTGTGGACTTGTTTCGAACCAATTGGGAACAATATCTCTTGCATTTTGAAGAAAATAAGCTGCTAGTTGATTCAACACTTGTCCTTTATAAGGGATTGGTTTTGGTAAGACAACATCAAAAGCTGAAATACGGTCAGAGGCAACCATTGCTACAAAGTTTGGAAAAGAATATACATCTCTTACTTTTCCTTGATAAAAATCGGTTTGATTTTCAAATTTCAATGCTGAATCTTTTAAAGAAGATTTTGAGGTCATATAATTATCTTATTTTTTTATTCAATTTATTAAAAAATAGAGAGAGAAACAATTAAAAGATATAATTTAGAACGAGATTATTGATTCTCAATTTTCACAAAAATACATCAAACTTTACAAAGACTTTACTGTTTATGAAGAATTTTGTTAGAAATATAGTAAATTTTAAAAGATAATTTTATATTATGGCAATAAATAGTATTTTTGATTTTTAAAAGTTTTAGGCTTTCAAAACATTTTTTTGTAGTTTTGCACTTCATTTTTAAGCCATAAATAGCTTTATTTTAGATATCATAAAGATAAGCAAGATAAACAAACTGTATTTTTATACGATAATTTTTTATATCACTTCTATTACCTCACACTTGTGAACAAAATTCGCTTACAAATATTAGGACTTTCTTCTAGCCAATCTCAATCTGATTCTTTTGCCTTAATTTTGGAGGAAGAAGAAGGTAATCGTCGTTTGCCTATCATTATAGGCAGATTTGAAGCACAGGCAATCGCCATAGAAATAGAAAAAGTTACTTCGACTCGCCCAATGACACATGATTTATTCAAGTCTTTGGCTACTCAATTTCAATTCAAACTCAATGAAGTTGTGATTTCTGACCTTCGTGAAGGAATTTTTTATGCAGAAATGATTTATATAGACGAGCGTGAGGGCAAAAAAATAATTGTAGATGCACGCCCTTCTGATGCCATTGCTATTGGCTTGCGTTTTGATGCGCCTATTTTCACAACGGATACTATCATGCGTGAAGCAGGAATTACAACTACAAATACATCCGAAGAAGAAGCATTAGAGCAAGAAGAACCAACAGAACCTAAGAAAACAAAGAAAAAAGCTATTTCTTTGGAAGCTATGTCGATAGTTGAATTAGAAGCTGAAATGGAAAAAGCTGTTTCAGATGAAGATTATGAGAAAGCTGCAAAGATTAGAGATGAAATGAATAGAAGAAATTAATTCTAATTGATTACGGATTACGGAAGTTAATCAAAATTACTATTCATAAAGTAATACTTCGCTTCTTTTTTTATTCTTGTTTTCTGTTGAAAGTCTATCAAATTAATTGTGATTTGATAGACTTTTCTATTTAAAGAATAGAAATTAATTAAGATATATACTTTTAATCACAATCTACTGATAATCAATGTACTGCATTCGTAATCTTTAACTAGTTTCGTTGCTTCAGCAGGTCGTAATTGTTCCTAAGTTAATTCATTCTTCTTCCCTTCTAGCATTTGTCAAAGGTTTTCTAAGGAGTTTCATAAGCATTAATTTATTACCTAATATTCCAAATTTATAAACTGTATTTTTGACTGTATTTTGCACAAAATTACTGTATTGAAAATGGATCGAATCGCCTGTAATATCTTCGCCTACTTCCCAACCATAAAAAGAATGATATTCTACTGAAGTAGCTTGTTCATTATATTCAAATTGATGATAGGTTTGAATAGTATCCTTGTCATCTATCAAATAAGCTGTTGCACGAAGGCAAATATTTCCATTATTTATATATACTCTATCTACTGTATAAATCTCATTACTATTTGTAAGCTGCAAAACCCAATTTAGCTTTCCTTCATTATTATATTTTGCTAAAAAAACATCATCTTGTTTTCCACTTCTGATTTCTATATTATCAAAAACGGGAGCATATTTGAATGTGCCTCCTAAAAAAATATTTCCATCATCATCGATTGCCATATCCGATGTTTTGACCTCTCCACGTCCATTTTTATTCATTTTATTAATTATAGTAAACCATTGTAATTTATCATTATTATCATATTTTGATAGATAACTATTATAATAACGAGTAGGGTTATTTATTATATTTGTATCTATTTTTACTTTGTCTTTATAGGATTCTGCCAAATAAAGATTGAGCTGTCTATCAGTTTGAGGAAGAGAATAATTTGTTTTGTCTTCTGTTTTGACCCAAAGAATAGTTCCATTTTTATCATAATTAGCAACATAACCACCTTCTTTTTTGTCTGCTTTTATTCTATCAAAGGAAGTGGAATCTTTGAAATGCCCTGAGAGAATTACGCCTCCTTCTTTTGACATTCGCATCGCACCTACATAATCATTTCCTATTCCTCCTGCTTGTTTTTTCCAAAGAAGTTTTCCATTTGTATCAAATTTTAATAAAAAAGCATCCGTTCCTCCTTTGCTTTTCAGACTTATTTGTTTATTTATATTAAGTTCATTTAGAAAAGTTCCTGCTAAATATACATTTTCTACTGAGTCTATAATAATAATTGGCGCAGTTCGTTGATTTTCAAAAAAATCTCCTATAATCTCAATATTCCATTTTTTATCATAAGGAGGTGCTTCTGTACCATCTTCATTTCCACTTGCTTCATTAGTTTGAGCCATTAAAGTAAAAGAAAAAAAGAACAGAATAAGAGATAATATATAAATTAGGATATTTGCTTTCATAATTTTATTTTGCTTGATTAATTTCAGCTTAGAAAGGGAATTTATAGATAGACTATTTTTTTGTAAAAAAACATATTTTAAGAGAAATAGCTTATCAAAGATAAAAAAATGATTTGCTAAATGAAAAGTATAAAAACCTGTACATAAATTTTAGGTATTTTTCTGTAAAAATAGAACCTTTAATTAAGCAAATAATTACATTTAGGAACAATTACGACCTGCCAAAGCAGCGAAGCTAATTAAAAATTACGAACTGAAAGACGATGTAAGTCAATTACGAATGTAAAATTTTGATTCTCAGCAAATTAAAACCTCAAAAAGAGTAGTTTATTTAATTTCTATTCTTATGAAAAAAAAGATATCAGAATTACAATATCTACAAATCATTAAAAAAGATAAATGAGAATGGTTATTAGTTGTATCTTTGTCAATTCAATTTACTCTTTTTTCATAGTTATTTACAAAACCCCAAATATGACACTTCTTTTAATTTATGGTGTGATTTCAATTTTTTTCTCTTTTTTGTGTTCTATTTTAGAAGCTGTATTGTTGAGTGTTACGCCTACTTTCATAAACATAAAAATTAGAGAGGGCAAACAATACGCAACTATTTTAGAAAATCTAAAAAAAGATGTCGATAAACCACTCATTGCTATTCTGACCGTAAACACAATAGCGCATACAGTAGGCGCAATACTTGTTGGTGTTCAAGCAGAAAGTTTGCCCTACCAAATAGATATTTTTGGAGTTAATGTTGTAGGTATTGTATCTACTATCATGACTTTTTTAATCTTAGTTTTGTCAGAAATTATTCCAAAAACTATTGGAGCTACTTATTGGAAACAACTCGCCAATTTTACGGCAAAGGCATTAGTCATACTTATTACTCCCCTAAAATACACAGGAATTTTGTGGCTGTTACAACTGACAACTAAAGTGATAGGAGGAAAAGGGCATCATGGTTCTGTTTTGAGCAGAGAAGATTTTTCGGTTATGACTGATATAGCACATCAAGAGGGGGTTTTTGAAGAATCTGAATCAAAAGTTATCAAGAATTTACTCAATTTTAAAAAGATACAAGCCAAAGATATAATGACTCCACGAACAGTTATGGAATCGACTTCTGAAGATTTGACAGTAGAAGAGTTTTTTAAAAAAAATCAAAATACTCGTTTTTCAAGAATACCTATTTACAAATCAAAAACTGATAATATTACTGGATTAATACTCAAAGATGAAGTTTTTAAAGAAATGGCAAACGGAAATGGCGCAAAAAAATTAGCTGAGATAAAACGTAATATTTTGTTTATACAACGAAGTTTGCCTATTCCCTCTTTATTTAATCAACTTGTAGAAAGCAAAAATCATTTGGCTCTTGTGGTAGATGAATACGGTTCTGTGAGTGGAATCGTAACAATGGAAGATGTCATCGAAACTTTATTAGGTTTGGAAATTATGGACGAAACCGACAGAGATGATAATATGCAAGAATTAGCTAGAAAAAATTGGGAAAAACGAGCAAAACGACTAGGAATTATTGAAGATGATGCGAAAGAATAGAAATTATCTCTCAACCGAAAAGCATAAAAACCTACAAAGATATTTTGTAGGTTCGTGTTTTTGAAAAAATAACTCGGTTTGTTGTATTCCGACATCATTCAAATCGGAATCAATGCTACAACCTTGAACTAAACCTAAGCTATTGTATTCGGTTTGTCCGTGCCTAATAATATAAATAATTTGTCTAGTGTAGAGGTTTTCATAATAGATTGTGTTTTAGTGATTTGAGTATTTTTTTTCTAATAAATATTCTGCTTTATTTGGCTTCTTTGTCTGTAAATCAAGTGTAGATATAATTTAGCCAAACAAAACTATAAATATAACGCCTTTATTAAATAAAATAGTTTCAATAATTGTACTAATTTTATGTTAATAATCAATATTTAGGTATAAATACGGAGGTAAAGAAAATGAACATACACAAAATAGATAGCCATTTACACCAATCTTTTTTAGAAGAAAAACGAAAAGATGCCATTACAGGAGATTTAATCAAGGCAAATGATGAGGTTGTTTTTTGTGGAATTTGTAAATCTGCTTTTCTGAAAGATTCTTGGGAATATATGGATAGAAAGCATTGTGGGCAAACTAAAACACTGAAAAAAGTTCCTATTTCTGTGCCTTTATTATTGAATGTTTCTAGGATAGTTCCTCATTTTATTACACTTGTGAATACTTCTATTTCTTTTGAGAAATGCTTAAAAATACTTTCTAGTTTCAATCCAAGAGATAAAAAAGTAGAAATTCGTTTAGACCCAATTTTGAAACATGGAACAGAACAGTATGAGAGTTTATTTAAAAAAATAAACGAACCCATTGAAAAAGAAGTACAAAAAACTGACACAGAACAAAGTTCAGATGGAGATATAGTTACATTTATAACAATAACTATGATAGTTTCATTTATCTTAGGACTTTTTACTTTGCCCTTTTTAGAAACAGTTTTATCAAAATTTATATTCTTCTCTTCTATGGCATTATTATCTTATATTTTTGTTTTTGGTAATACTAAATATTCACTTAAAAAATCTGTTAAAAAAGAAAAATATCAATTTCCAATAAGAAATATAGATGCTTCAGAAACTAAAACTTCAGTTACTTTTGGTATTTTCAATCATAGTTTATTTTTCTATTTTGAGCAAGCTCAACAAGGAATTTTTATAGAACTAGCACGAATTAGTGAAATAGAAATTCAATATCAATCTAGTTGTTGTGTTAATTTAGTTTTGAGAAAAAATGATAAAAATAATAATGAAATTACTATTCCTTTAATTTTTTCGAAAAAAGAACGAATAACTACTTTTTTGATACGATTAGCTAAAACAAAAAAAGGTATTTCGAATCACTCACAAATTAAATTAACTAATTTTCCTATTGATAGAATTCGTTTCTTGAAAAGAAAATTAATTCTTTATACAGATATTTTATTTATAGAACATGAAAAAGTAGAATCTAAAAAAGAATTTACTTTTATTAAAAATGATTCTATTTCAGCAGAAAAAATAATACAACCTAAAGATTTGAATAAATTAAGAAAAAGTCAAAAAGTATCGAAACAAAGCCAAAACAGAAATCAGCATCATCAAAACCAACATCAGACACAATATAGAAATTATAAGAGAAGATAAAAACCTTTTTTTGACCGATTTTCAAATCTTAAAACACATTCTTTAATCAAATTGATTGATAATTATTATCTTTGTCTATTAAACTCAAAAAAATAACTCTTCTAATCATTAAGGACTTTCATGGAAAGCACAAAAAAACAAAATAAGAAAAAAAAGGGAAGCCCAGAAAACGAGGTTTTTCAAAAAATAATTTCACATTGTAAAGAATACGGCTTTGTATTTCAATCGTCAGAAATCTATGACGGTTTGCAAGCTGTTTATGATTATGGACAAAATGGCTCGGCTCTTCGCAACAACCTTCAACAGGCTTGGTGGCTTGCCATGACACGTTTGAATGATAATATCGTCGGAATTGATGCAGCTATTTTTATGCACCCAACAACATGGCAAGCATCAGGACATATTGAGGGATTCAATGACCCAATGATTGATAACAAAGATTCTCAAAAGCGTTATCGTGCCGACCAAATTATAGAAGCTAGAGCAGAACAATACGAAAAAGAAGGTGATAAAGAAAAAGGACAAGCCTTAGTAGATAAAATGAATGACTTCTTGAAAAAAGAAGATTTAGAAGGTGTTTATAATCTGATTGTTGAAGAAAATATTGTTTGTGAGATTTCAGGAACGGCAAACTGGACAGAAGTACGTCAGTTTAATTTGATGTTTTCTACTCAAATTGGTTCGGTAGATAACGAATCTAGTCAAGTTTATTTGCGCCCAGAAACTGCACAAGGGAT contains:
- a CDS encoding tyrosine-type recombinase/integrase, producing MKNSNSNIGSNQSLQKVSKNNFGLNQTIKYFEHSLEKPHNYVRIAKQYLVFTMEFNFSIDKMSLNMFVEKKAAVYKTACNKFLRFAQKNEIHRVYDDFTPNYKGNKYVLTFLANAQLSENSKETYSRALQEFYSFMDSKALPPNRTTVLAFVQQCKNNGLSPYTTNTYIAAIKGFVQFCILKRDEIKIEPDLVEQMRDVSTVKSLKLGGTTKKYAKDSLTEIERTHLLKTITNPKDKAIIGLMAYQGLRTIEVVRLSWKDIKVREGKNYLAVWGKGREEKELIPLLSETYKILIDYQMSITRPEGSMFDFKETSSIRKITNKWLTEAGLKRENVSAHSLRHTVAQLMLDKGIPKPMVQRFLRHKSESMTSTYTAKQEDREFLNYEF
- a CDS encoding phosphoribosylaminoimidazolesuccinocarboxamide synthase, which codes for MTSKSSLKDSALKFENQTDFYQGKVRDVYSFPNFVAMVASDRISAFDVVLPKPIPYKGQVLNQLAAYFLQNARDIVPNWFETSPHPQVSIGKKAKTLPVEMVIRGYLAGHAWRTYNEGKRVLCGVELPEGMKENDKFPTPIITPSTKAENGAHDEDISEKEILKQGLVTETQWKKMVEYTHLLFKRGTALAAERGLILVDTKYEFGVFVDENNEESVILIDEIHTPDSSRYFYAKEYHEKQEKGERQNQLSKEFVREWLMENGFQGKEEQKIPEMTPEVIDRISQRYCHLYFLLTGKELDKNADLMNEEKIFESVISYQESVTS
- a CDS encoding bifunctional nuclease family protein, which gives rise to MNKIRLQILGLSSSQSQSDSFALILEEEEGNRRLPIIIGRFEAQAIAIEIEKVTSTRPMTHDLFKSLATQFQFKLNEVVISDLREGIFYAEMIYIDEREGKKIIVDARPSDAIAIGLRFDAPIFTTDTIMREAGITTTNTSEEEALEQEEPTEPKKTKKKAISLEAMSIVELEAEMEKAVSDEDYEKAAKIRDEMNRRN
- a CDS encoding CNNM domain-containing protein, translating into MTLLLIYGVISIFFSFLCSILEAVLLSVTPTFINIKIREGKQYATILENLKKDVDKPLIAILTVNTIAHTVGAILVGVQAESLPYQIDIFGVNVVGIVSTIMTFLILVLSEIIPKTIGATYWKQLANFTAKALVILITPLKYTGILWLLQLTTKVIGGKGHHGSVLSREDFSVMTDIAHQEGVFEESESKVIKNLLNFKKIQAKDIMTPRTVMESTSEDLTVEEFFKKNQNTRFSRIPIYKSKTDNITGLILKDEVFKEMANGNGAKKLAEIKRNILFIQRSLPIPSLFNQLVESKNHLALVVDEYGSVSGIVTMEDVIETLLGLEIMDETDRDDNMQELARKNWEKRAKRLGIIEDDAKE
- a CDS encoding histidine phosphatase family protein; protein product: MYYENLYTRQIIYIIRHGQTEYNSLGLVQGCSIDSDLNDVGIQQTELFFQKHEPTKYLCRFLCFSVER